One Hordeum vulgare subsp. vulgare chromosome 4H, MorexV3_pseudomolecules_assembly, whole genome shotgun sequence DNA window includes the following coding sequences:
- the LOC123448889 gene encoding serine/threonine-protein kinase STY46, with translation MAAALECWSGRPSTDEESMVEQVLMKPHARSDGSLPTCADSAGAGDPISGPAAPKKWQRLGRNFAGAIAAFKNTLNLDNGGVPRDPSPRAGGEKPPLLLRGLAQLYSRGTTAQQLPEKLVSDLRRHFDALPNSYAQAGFDMKDVLLHARLVEQAAGEDQPALSIEEVHGSNGRGSGAEGTVFQLTFACNAPHSWQSMSGSLDSPLFSCRKIQIFEKRGLTLGVVMIIVQSGNEEHFKSRVEAALKSATKKHRKNSGGGGGGVKLPFGLCGCQEEGSRNFDEESMFDPEDGQVLDNEPARRPYLPTPLPQSSVFVSVDEWQTVRSGGEELGRWIVSSEDIEFVDWVGQNSFRGVHRGRKVWVNKMRGCNMGSAYDVEIRQDLLQLMSCGQKNILQFHGICFNESHGLCIVTRMMEGGSVHDIIMQRNKRLSLRDTIRIALDVADGLAFMNSYGIAYRDLNARRILLDRQGNACLGDMGIVTPCNNAGEVTEYETSGYRWLAPEIIAGDPESVSETCMSNVYSYGMVLWEMVTGEEAYSTYSPVQAAVGIAACGLRPEIPRDCPPFLRSLMSRCWDNCPLKRPQFSEIISTLQKQGMR, from the exons ATGGCGGCCGCGCTCGAGTGCTGGTCGGGCCGGCCGAGCACCGACGAGGAGTCCATGGTGGAGCAGGTTCTCATGAAGCCCCACGCTCGCTCCGACGGCTCGCTCCCCACCTGCGCTGACTCGGCCGGCGCGGGCGACCCGATTTCGGGGCCCGCGGCGCCCAAGAAGTGGCAGCGCCTGGGCCGCAACTTCGCCGGCGCCATCGCGGCATTCAAGAACACGCTGAACCTGGACAACGGCGGCGTCCCCCGCGACCCCTCGCCGcgcgccggcggcgagaagccgccgctcctcctccgcggcctcGCGCAGCTCTACTCCCGCGGCACCACCGCCCAGCAGCTGCCGGAGAAGCTCGTTTCTGACCTCCGCCGCCACTTCGATGCTCTTCCCAACAG CTACGCGCAGGCAGGATTTGACATGAAAGATGTCCTCTTGCACGCCCGCCTTGTAGAGCAGGCGGCCGGTGAGGATCAGCCTGCACTGAGCATCGAGGAAGTTCATGGCAGCAATGGCAGAGGAAGTGGTGCTGAGGGCACTGTATTTCAGCTTACTTTTGCCTGCAATGCCCCACATTCATGGCAGTCCATGTCAGGCTCACTCGACAGCCCATTGTTCAGTTGCAGGAAGATCCAGATCTTCGAGAAGAGAGGACTGACACTTGGTGTTGTCATGATAATTGTGCAATCCGGGAACGAGGAGCACTTCAAGAGCCGGGTCGAGGCCGCGCTAAAATCGGCGACAAAGAAGCATCGGAAGAACagtggcggtggtggcggcggtgtgaAGCTCCCCTTCGGGCTCTGTGGCTGCCAGGAAGAAGGATCACGCAACTTCGACGAGGAGTCTATGTTTGATCCCGAGGATGGTCAGGTTCTTGACAATGAGCCTGCTCGCAGACCATACCTTCCCACTCCCCTACCACAGTCATCAGTGTTTGTCTCAGTAGATGAGTGGCAGACCGTCCGATCCGGGGGCGAGGAGCTTGGCCGCTGGATTGTGAGCTCTGAGGACATCGAATTTGTCGATTGGGTTGGCCAAAACTCGTTCAGGGGAGTCCATAGAGGAAGGAAGGTTTGGGTTAACAAAATGAGGGGTTGCAACATGGGAAGTGCTTACGATGTCGAGATCCGTCAGGACTTGCTGCAACTGATGAGCTGTGGCCAGAAGAACATCCTCCAGTTCCATGGCATTTGTTTCAATGAGAGCCATGGCCTCTGCATAGTAACTAGGATGATGGAAGGGGGCTcagttcatgatatcattatgcaaCGAAACAAGAGACTGTCGCTCCGGGACACGATTAGGATTGCTCTTGATGTTGCCGATGGCTTGGCGTTTATGAACAGCTACGGCATTGCCTACCGTGATCTTAATGCACGAAGGATCCTACTAGACAGGCAAGGAAATGCCTGCCTTGGGGATATGGGCATTGTTACCCCATGTAATAATGCTGGCGAGGTTACTGAGTATGAGACATCTGGGTATCGCTGGCTAGCTCCGGAG ATCATCGCCGGAGATCCAGAAAGCGTGTCGGAGACCTGCATGAGCAACGTCTACAGCTACGGAATGGTTCTGTGGGAGATGGTGACCGGCGAGGAGGCCTACTCGACGTACTCGCCGGTGCAGGCGGCGGTGGGGATCGCGGCGTGCGGGCTGAGGCCGGAGATACCAAGGGACTGCCCTCCTTTCCTGAGGTCGCTGATGAGCCGGTGCTGGGACAACTGCCCTCTCAAGCGCCCTCAGTTCTCGGAGATCATATCCACCCTGCAAAAGCAGGGCATGAGATGA